From the genome of Rhodothermales bacterium, one region includes:
- a CDS encoding DUF1080 domain-containing protein, translating into MSRTAPYRLLLILGLFVSIPARAQSGHPDSDGEGWQDLFKPDLSNAVFPAGIWSFENGILTATEDQNLWSAKVYDDVMIDLEFKTAEGTNSGVIIYGSDIVDWIPNSVEIQIADDYAKEWAESPATWQCGAVFGHLAASKKMVKHPGEWNRFTITARGRHLTVVLNGEQVIDMDMSRWTSAKANPDGSEIPAWLSTPFSELPTYGHIGFQGKHAGAPIWFRNIRIKTL; encoded by the coding sequence ATGTCACGCACCGCGCCGTACCGGCTTCTCCTGATCCTGGGTCTGTTTGTTTCGATCCCCGCCCGCGCCCAGTCCGGCCATCCGGACAGCGACGGGGAAGGCTGGCAGGATCTGTTCAAACCCGACCTCTCCAACGCCGTCTTCCCCGCCGGCATCTGGAGCTTCGAAAACGGCATCCTCACCGCCACGGAGGACCAGAACCTGTGGAGCGCGAAGGTCTACGACGACGTCATGATCGACCTGGAATTCAAGACGGCCGAAGGCACCAACAGCGGCGTCATTATTTACGGCAGCGATATCGTCGACTGGATCCCGAACTCGGTCGAGATCCAGATCGCGGACGACTACGCGAAGGAATGGGCGGAGTCGCCGGCGACCTGGCAGTGCGGCGCCGTGTTCGGCCACCTGGCGGCCAGCAAGAAGATGGTCAAGCATCCCGGCGAGTGGAATCGGTTCACGATCACGGCGCGCGGCCGGCACCTCACCGTGGTGCTCAACGGCGAGCAGGTGATCGACATGGATATGAGCCGCTGGACGTCCGCCAAGGCCAATCCCGACGGATCAGAAATCCCTGCGTGGCTGAGCACCCCGTTTTCCGAGTTGCCAACCTACGGGCACATCGGATTCCAGGGAAAACACGCCGGCGCCCCGATCTGGTTCAGGAATATCCGGATCAAGACGCTGTAG
- a CDS encoding DUF3465 domain-containing protein yields MKRRSPLTIVLALLCIGLGLWYEYGRGTVATETPAGTIETAFAEQARDLPVEGEGVVLRILSDDNDGSRHQRFVLELASGHTVLVAHNIDLAPRLEGIARGERVRFKGEYAWNPEGGVVHWTHHDPQGRHAGGWLEYRGTRFE; encoded by the coding sequence ATGAAACGCCGCTCACCGCTCACGATCGTTCTGGCTTTGCTGTGTATCGGCCTCGGGCTCTGGTACGAATACGGGCGAGGCACCGTTGCGACCGAGACGCCTGCCGGCACCATCGAAACGGCGTTCGCGGAGCAGGCGCGCGACCTGCCCGTCGAGGGCGAGGGCGTCGTGCTGCGCATCCTGTCGGACGACAACGACGGATCGCGTCACCAGCGGTTCGTGCTGGAGCTGGCTTCCGGCCACACGGTGCTCGTCGCGCACAACATCGATCTCGCGCCGCGCCTGGAGGGCATCGCGCGCGGCGAGCGGGTGCGGTTCAAGGGGGAGTACGCATGGAATCCGGAAGGCGGCGTCGTGCACTGGACGCATCACGACCCGCAGGGCCGGCATGCCGGCGGATGGCTGGAGTACCGCGGGACGCGGTTCGAATGA
- a CDS encoding glycosyltransferase family 4 protein, with the protein MRLLFVSHSFPPVDRPLANVGGMQRVATELFEAFGHMEDVERHGHLLRTSWRMTHARIPLFLWRTRQRLRQVARDRSVDVVLFSSMVTAAAAAWVQPALRQSGIRTAAIVHGQDVTTPFGPYQRFVPRVFDALDAVLPVSRATGAQCTERGLPDAKLHVVPNGVKLDRFAPLTSRPAMRAELVRALGDPAHPLPESALLLCSVGRQVKRKGFAWFVEQVMPALPPDVHYWLAGDGPETPAIQAAAARLGLGDRVRLLGRVSDADLMRLYRGADLFVMPNIPVPGTMEGFGVVMLEAGISGLPAIAARLEGIQDVVAEGENGHFVESGDAGGFIEAILRYDRDRHALARASERAAAYTRETFSWEAVARRYVDVLGQLSTVAS; encoded by the coding sequence GTGCGCCTTCTCTTCGTCTCGCATTCCTTTCCGCCGGTCGACCGACCGCTCGCCAATGTCGGCGGCATGCAGCGCGTGGCCACCGAATTGTTCGAGGCGTTCGGGCACATGGAGGACGTGGAACGACACGGGCACCTGCTCCGCACCTCCTGGCGCATGACGCACGCGCGGATTCCCCTGTTTCTCTGGCGGACGCGCCAGCGCCTTCGCCAGGTGGCCCGCGACCGCAGTGTGGATGTGGTCCTGTTCTCCTCGATGGTGACGGCGGCCGCGGCGGCGTGGGTGCAGCCGGCGCTGCGCCAGAGCGGCATCCGAACGGCCGCCATCGTCCACGGACAGGATGTGACGACGCCCTTCGGCCCGTACCAGCGGTTCGTCCCGCGCGTATTCGATGCGCTCGACGCCGTGCTGCCGGTCAGCCGGGCCACCGGCGCCCAGTGCACCGAGCGAGGGCTGCCCGACGCGAAGCTGCACGTGGTCCCGAACGGGGTAAAGCTGGATCGTTTCGCACCGCTCACGTCCCGACCCGCCATGCGCGCCGAACTGGTCCGCGCCCTTGGCGATCCGGCGCACCCGCTTCCGGAATCGGCCCTGCTCCTTTGCAGCGTGGGCCGGCAGGTGAAACGGAAGGGATTCGCGTGGTTCGTCGAGCAGGTGATGCCGGCGCTGCCGCCCGACGTGCACTACTGGCTCGCCGGCGACGGTCCCGAGACGCCCGCCATCCAGGCCGCCGCCGCCCGGCTGGGACTGGGCGACCGCGTCCGCCTCCTCGGCCGCGTGTCCGACGCCGACCTCATGCGGCTCTACCGCGGCGCCGATCTGTTCGTCATGCCCAACATCCCGGTTCCTGGGACGATGGAAGGGTTCGGTGTGGTGATGCTGGAGGCCGGCATCAGCGGCCTGCCGGCGATTGCCGCGCGGCTGGAAGGGATCCAGGACGTCGTCGCGGAGGGTGAAAACGGGCACTTCGTGGAAAGCGGCGACGCCGGCGGCTTCATCGAGGCAATCCTCCGGTACGACCGGGACCGCCACGCGCTGGCCCGAGCCTCTGAGCGGGCCGCAGCGTATACCCGCGAAACCTTCAGCTGGGAAGCCGTCGCCCGGCGGTATGTCGACGTGCTCGGTCAGCTATCCACGGTGGCCTCCTGA
- a CDS encoding glycosyltransferase family 1 protein, whose amino-acid sequence MSPLIPKRIALFTGAYTHIADGVSLTLNRLVSHLESRGNEVLVIAPEKPVPAIPSSPGRIVPTRSFPMPGRPEYLISRGLTSAIRKEVRAFKPELFHLASPDMPAVNAIFMARKMGLPVVASYHTHFTSYFDYYRMSWLEPAVWRYLRWFYGQCRQVYVPSRSMADVLRGHGISERLYLWERGVDTSLFNPGRRAMAWRRQLGFGDDEVVVSFVSRLVVEKGLDVYAEVIDGLKARGIPHRSLVVGDGPAREEFQARLPETVFTGALRGEELGRAYASSDVFLFPSHTETFGNVTLEAMASGLPTVCADATGSRSLVKHGVTGYLAEPQNAPAFLEQVSRLVQNPLLRTHMGHQALERAQGYAWPIILGKIESYYDALLHPEIPTREVDLTPAAAMMSGA is encoded by the coding sequence GTGAGTCCCCTGATACCGAAGCGCATCGCCCTTTTTACAGGCGCTTACACCCATATAGCTGACGGCGTCTCGCTGACGCTAAACCGGCTTGTTTCGCATCTGGAATCGCGCGGCAACGAAGTCCTCGTCATCGCGCCCGAGAAGCCCGTACCGGCCATCCCGTCGTCGCCGGGCCGCATCGTGCCTACGCGCTCCTTTCCCATGCCGGGGCGGCCGGAGTACCTGATTTCGCGGGGGCTGACGTCCGCGATCCGGAAAGAGGTCCGCGCCTTCAAGCCGGAGCTGTTCCATCTGGCCTCGCCCGATATGCCGGCCGTGAACGCGATTTTCATGGCCCGCAAGATGGGTCTGCCCGTCGTCGCGTCGTACCACACGCATTTTACCTCGTATTTCGACTACTACCGGATGTCGTGGCTCGAGCCGGCCGTGTGGCGCTACTTGCGCTGGTTCTACGGGCAGTGCCGGCAGGTCTACGTCCCCTCGCGCTCGATGGCGGACGTCCTGCGCGGACACGGCATCTCGGAGCGGCTCTATCTGTGGGAGCGCGGGGTGGACACGTCCCTCTTTAATCCTGGTCGCCGCGCGATGGCGTGGCGCCGACAGCTGGGTTTCGGGGATGACGAGGTTGTCGTCTCTTTCGTGAGCCGGCTCGTGGTGGAGAAAGGGCTCGATGTCTACGCCGAAGTGATCGATGGGCTGAAGGCGCGCGGCATCCCGCACCGCAGCCTGGTTGTGGGCGATGGGCCGGCGCGCGAGGAATTCCAGGCGCGGCTGCCCGAGACGGTCTTCACGGGCGCGCTCCGGGGCGAGGAACTGGGACGGGCGTACGCCTCGTCGGACGTGTTCCTCTTCCCCAGCCACACCGAGACCTTCGGGAACGTCACCCTCGAAGCGATGGCCTCCGGCCTGCCCACCGTATGCGCCGACGCGACGGGAAGCCGTTCGCTGGTCAAGCACGGCGTGACGGGGTATCTGGCGGAGCCGCAAAACGCGCCGGCGTTCCTCGAACAGGTAAGCCGGCTCGTGCAAAACCCGCTGCTTCGCACCCATATGGGCCATCAGGCCCTCGAACGCGCGCAGGGATACGCCTGGCCGATCATCCTGGGCAAGATCGAAAGTTACTACGACGCGCTGCTCCACCCGGAAATTCCGACGCGCGAGGTCGATCTGACCCCCGCGGCCGCGATGATGAGCGGTGCCTGA
- a CDS encoding T9SS type A sorting domain-containing protein has product MSITPVHPRLLILLLVLAVVTSAGMPAFAQTVFEVNTRGNQSDISPGDGLCRTSLANLNCSLRAAIEEANAFPNAGGADIIQFTNIPLANGRAIIDISGSDLPDITAPVTIDGTTAGGEVVIDGYTEVPLDQRTIGLTLATGSHGSTIRGLTITRFVHGIAVESNDNTILENYVGLYQDGSDFGNSDSAIYVSGNGNKIGKAGEGNVLGHNLGSGIEIAGGAGNFVRGNYIGTNEAGDNLRNGIVGNPFGVPQGGIVVSGDDNIVGGTSRDMGNIIGFHFSGGVELNGDRNVVRNNYIGTNAAGMDLGNTNGIEISGTENTVGGTAAYGNIVAFSGYGIMVFGPQNTIQGNYVGTNEAGNDLGNSLTGIIFWSPASDSNKVGYGKNAEIPLSAPKANIIAYNGAGGVVVLSWAAAANTIRGNVFFENKDVITSDSLGINLGFFDGITLNDAGDADTGANMLMNYPDVSRAFYRPGSDALIIDYSVSSDSAVVPYPLTIDAYLVDSATDRQAKSFIGTHSYTSPDSLVSFEIDANSVAWDSTLYVVLTATDADGNTSEFSAPAGPLGTGPGSFLTTQHAGPADAPAPALPASPRETLSLFPNPFNTQATVVLTPPESGRVRVTVHDALGRQVAVLQDGEVSAGTTSTFVLDGAHLASGVYLLRVQGGGFGETRRITLMK; this is encoded by the coding sequence ATGTCTATAACACCCGTTCATCCACGCCTCCTGATCCTGCTCCTGGTGCTTGCCGTCGTTACCTCCGCCGGCATGCCGGCCTTCGCCCAGACCGTCTTCGAAGTCAACACGCGGGGCAACCAGTCGGACATCTCGCCCGGCGACGGGCTGTGCAGAACCAGTCTGGCCAATTTGAACTGCTCGCTCCGGGCCGCCATCGAAGAGGCGAACGCCTTTCCCAACGCCGGCGGGGCCGACATCATCCAGTTCACCAACATCCCGCTCGCTAACGGTCGGGCCATCATCGACATCTCGGGCTCGGATCTGCCGGACATCACGGCTCCCGTCACCATCGACGGCACGACGGCCGGAGGCGAGGTCGTCATCGACGGGTACACGGAAGTCCCGCTGGATCAGCGCACGATCGGCCTCACCTTGGCCACCGGCTCGCACGGCAGCACCATTCGCGGTCTTACCATAACCCGGTTCGTCCACGGCATCGCCGTCGAGAGCAACGACAACACGATCTTGGAGAACTATGTCGGCCTCTACCAGGACGGCTCGGATTTCGGCAACAGCGATTCGGCCATTTATGTCTCGGGCAACGGCAACAAGATCGGCAAGGCCGGCGAGGGCAACGTGCTCGGACACAACCTGGGCTCCGGCATCGAAATCGCCGGCGGCGCGGGTAACTTCGTGCGAGGGAATTACATCGGCACCAACGAGGCCGGCGACAACCTGCGGAACGGTATCGTAGGCAACCCGTTCGGCGTCCCGCAGGGCGGCATCGTCGTCAGCGGCGACGACAACATCGTCGGCGGCACAAGCCGCGACATGGGCAACATCATCGGATTTCACTTCAGCGGCGGCGTCGAGTTGAACGGCGACCGCAACGTCGTTCGCAACAACTATATAGGCACGAACGCCGCCGGCATGGACCTGGGCAATACGAATGGAATCGAGATCAGCGGGACGGAAAATACGGTCGGCGGAACGGCGGCGTATGGCAACATAGTGGCCTTCAGCGGCTACGGCATCATGGTTTTCGGACCCCAAAACACGATCCAGGGCAACTATGTGGGCACGAACGAGGCCGGCAACGACCTGGGCAACAGCCTGACCGGCATCATCTTCTGGTCACCCGCCTCGGACAGCAACAAGGTCGGTTATGGCAAAAACGCGGAAATCCCGCTGTCGGCGCCGAAGGCCAACATCATCGCCTACAACGGCGCCGGGGGCGTGGTGGTGCTGAGTTGGGCCGCCGCGGCGAACACGATCCGGGGAAATGTTTTCTTTGAAAACAAGGACGTGATAACCAGCGACAGCCTCGGCATCAACCTCGGCTTTTTCGACGGCATCACCCTGAACGACGCCGGCGACGCGGACACCGGGGCCAACATGCTGATGAACTACCCGGATGTGTCGCGCGCGTTTTACCGCCCGGGCAGCGACGCGCTCATCATCGACTATTCGGTCTCTTCCGATAGCGCCGTCGTCCCGTACCCTCTCACCATCGACGCCTACCTGGTCGACTCCGCCACCGACCGCCAGGCGAAATCCTTCATCGGGACCCACAGCTACACCTCGCCCGATTCGCTCGTCTCGTTCGAGATCGACGCGAACAGCGTCGCCTGGGATTCCACCCTGTACGTGGTGCTCACCGCCACCGACGCGGACGGTAACACGAGCGAATTCAGCGCACCCGCCGGCCCGCTGGGCACCGGGCCCGGGTCCTTCCTCACCACCCAGCATGCCGGGCCTGCCGACGCGCCCGCGCCAGCCCTCCCCGCGTCGCCCCGGGAAACCCTCTCCCTCTTCCCGAACCCGTTCAACACCCAGGCGACGGTCGTTCTGACCCCGCCCGAGTCGGGCCGGGTGCGCGTCACGGTACACGACGCGCTCGGCCGGCAGGTGGCGGTGCTGCAGGACGGCGAAGTCTCCGCCGGCACCACCTCCACGTTCGTCCTCGACGGCGCGCATCTCGCTTCGGGCGTCTACCTGCTGCGCGTCCAGGGCGGCGGGTTCGGTGAAACGCGGCGAATAACCCTCATGAAATGA
- a CDS encoding sigma-70 family RNA polymerase sigma factor, translating into MADDTFEDWTRRLRDADTAALDELMAAWHHPLLRYATQLTGDRDAAYDVLQETFIKLWRLRATLDPSRSLKALLYRIVYTLALNQNRMKKRESAALSALASEAPASRSPVSEELDARRLNDAMNEWIAELPPRRQEAFRLSRFEGLSHDEIAQVMDLSAETVTKHIVLALQYLRDRLRQYQLGGLSS; encoded by the coding sequence ATGGCAGACGACACCTTCGAGGACTGGACCCGACGCCTTCGGGATGCGGATACCGCCGCGCTCGATGAGCTGATGGCGGCCTGGCATCACCCGCTGCTGCGTTACGCGACGCAGCTCACGGGCGACCGCGATGCCGCCTACGATGTCCTGCAGGAGACGTTCATCAAACTCTGGCGCCTCCGCGCGACGCTGGATCCGTCGCGCTCGCTCAAGGCACTGCTGTACCGGATCGTCTACACGCTGGCTCTCAATCAGAACCGTATGAAAAAGCGCGAATCGGCAGCCCTGTCTGCCCTGGCGAGCGAGGCGCCGGCGTCGCGCAGCCCGGTTTCCGAAGAACTCGATGCGCGCCGGCTGAACGATGCCATGAACGAGTGGATCGCCGAACTCCCCCCACGCCGGCAGGAGGCCTTCCGCCTCAGCCGGTTCGAGGGGCTCAGCCACGACGAGATCGCGCAGGTGATGGACCTCTCCGCGGAGACCGTGACCAAACACATCGTGCTGGCGCTCCAGTATCTGCGCGATCGCCTTCGACAGTACCAGTTGGGAGGGCTTTCATCATGA
- a CDS encoding FecR domain-containing protein — MNENPKRGFEPPDGPLPADVQAWLQAHPEESGNELEQVWRMAGGAQGPAPAPDDARFADLRAAVLAETRTPRTAAPDRTPRPAPRMRRIWIAASLVALVALGVAIGLRPVTLSAPARERLAATLPDGSRVELNSGSRLTYRRSFGWRARRVEIDGEGFFEVVHDDTPFTVTTFNGHVTVLGTRFNVRAWPGEDHAETTVVLQDGRVRFSARARPDAPVVLAPGQMSRLAGTDEPTAPEPIDVDQRISWRDGGMTFIDQPIGAVLDEIERRFATRVAASPASLRQVRISLVLNDVQDAEQVLAAIARVRGYSYRKTGDGYLIASPD, encoded by the coding sequence ATGAACGAGAACCCGAAACGGGGCTTCGAGCCGCCGGACGGACCCCTGCCGGCCGACGTGCAGGCCTGGCTCCAGGCGCACCCCGAAGAATCCGGAAATGAACTCGAACAGGTGTGGCGCATGGCCGGCGGCGCGCAGGGGCCGGCGCCGGCGCCGGACGACGCCCGCTTCGCCGACCTCCGCGCCGCCGTGCTGGCCGAGACCCGTACACCGCGCACCGCCGCCCCGGACCGGACGCCCCGCCCCGCCCCCCGGATGCGCCGCATCTGGATCGCCGCGTCGCTGGTCGCCCTCGTCGCGCTGGGCGTCGCCATCGGGTTGCGCCCGGTGACGCTCTCCGCCCCGGCCCGCGAACGCCTCGCCGCCACGCTGCCGGACGGATCGCGGGTCGAGCTGAACAGCGGCAGCCGCCTCACCTATCGCCGAAGCTTCGGCTGGCGCGCGCGGCGGGTCGAGATCGACGGAGAAGGCTTCTTCGAGGTGGTCCACGACGACACCCCGTTCACCGTGACCACCTTCAATGGCCACGTGACGGTGCTGGGCACCCGCTTCAACGTGCGCGCCTGGCCCGGCGAGGACCATGCGGAGACCACGGTGGTCCTGCAGGACGGCCGCGTTCGCTTCTCGGCGCGGGCGCGCCCCGACGCACCGGTCGTGCTGGCACCGGGCCAGATGAGTCGCCTCGCCGGCACGGACGAACCGACCGCCCCGGAGCCGATCGATGTGGATCAGCGCATCAGCTGGCGCGACGGCGGCATGACGTTCATCGACCAGCCGATCGGCGCCGTGCTCGACGAGATCGAGCGCCGCTTCGCGACCCGCGTCGCGGCCTCGCCGGCTTCCCTGCGTCAGGTACGCATCAGCCTCGTCCTGAACGACGTACAGGATGCCGAGCAGGTGCTGGCCGCCATCGCGCGGGTTCGCGGATACAGCTACCGAAAAACAGGGGACGGCTACCTGATCGCCTCCCCCGATTGA
- a CDS encoding carboxypeptidase-like regulatory domain-containing protein, translating into MKTTRTLAALVAGWLAAGAPAAYAQTHRDAASPPLDAALLELAEARHLQLAYAPELLENKQSGCPALPDDNTAAIACILSGTGLEVDASAGDVFVIFRPSAMKPYAQAGIGSGSIAGAVHATEDGQPLPGAHIRIAGIATGAASGPDGRYTVTHVPAGHYDIVVTMVGFQPRRIDDVQVRPGQTVTLDATLDAATLPLGEVVVSSRQEKTPGRLELGPVSIGAQDVQVGPVSAGLLVSARPEPVRGVQLSGIASMVRDTLDGVQISGIFNTAENASHGVQMGGILNLIDGSLDGVQLAGVVNGLNDDLIGVQLAGVANQANGSVRGVQGSGTLNLATGSATGVQLAGTINIAGDRVRGVQGAGLLNKSGALSGLQASGAGNFALAAYGVQVAGVANVAAGELVGAQISLLNVAGPARGAQIGLVNVAESLDGFPLGLVSFVKDVGLRYDVLVDETGTVSTVLRSGNRRFANYIGIAARPNAFGASASTLAGLGVDFSLGPRFYNTIDALYQSTGWNEEPSEHRIQLRALLGFRVAPHLDLVAGPALNLLLYEDASTGLPIPWKIESGSWRGTSYTIWPGFSLGLRLSARR; encoded by the coding sequence ATGAAAACAACACGGACCCTGGCCGCCCTGGTGGCCGGATGGCTGGCGGCGGGCGCGCCGGCGGCCTACGCGCAAACGCACCGCGATGCCGCTTCCCCCCCGCTGGACGCCGCGCTGCTCGAACTGGCGGAAGCGCGCCACCTGCAGCTCGCCTACGCCCCCGAACTGCTCGAAAACAAGCAATCCGGCTGCCCCGCGCTGCCGGACGACAACACAGCCGCGATCGCCTGCATCCTGAGCGGCACCGGTCTCGAGGTGGATGCGTCGGCCGGCGATGTGTTCGTCATCTTCCGCCCCTCGGCGATGAAACCCTACGCCCAGGCCGGCATCGGATCGGGATCGATCGCCGGCGCGGTGCACGCCACGGAAGACGGCCAGCCGCTCCCCGGCGCGCACATCCGGATCGCCGGCATCGCTACCGGCGCCGCGAGCGGCCCCGATGGCCGGTACACGGTCACGCACGTGCCGGCCGGCCACTACGACATCGTCGTCACCATGGTGGGCTTCCAGCCCAGACGGATCGACGACGTGCAGGTGCGACCCGGCCAGACCGTCACGCTCGACGCCACGCTCGACGCCGCCACCCTGCCGCTCGGCGAGGTCGTGGTCAGCTCCCGCCAGGAAAAAACCCCCGGGCGCCTCGAACTGGGGCCCGTGTCGATCGGGGCACAGGATGTCCAGGTCGGACCCGTCTCCGCCGGCCTGCTCGTCAGCGCGCGTCCTGAACCCGTGCGCGGCGTACAGCTGAGCGGAATCGCCAGCATGGTGCGCGACACGCTCGACGGCGTGCAGATCTCGGGCATTTTCAACACGGCCGAGAACGCCTCGCACGGCGTCCAGATGGGCGGGATCCTGAACCTGATCGACGGGTCGCTGGACGGCGTGCAGCTCGCCGGCGTCGTGAACGGGTTGAACGACGACCTGATCGGCGTCCAGCTTGCCGGCGTCGCCAACCAGGCCAACGGGTCGGTGCGCGGCGTCCAGGGGAGCGGCACGCTGAACCTGGCGACCGGGTCGGCGACCGGCGTGCAGCTCGCCGGAACGATCAACATCGCCGGAGATCGGGTGCGCGGCGTCCAGGGGGCGGGCCTGCTGAACAAGTCGGGGGCGTTGAGCGGCTTGCAGGCTTCCGGCGCGGGCAATTTCGCCCTCGCGGCGTACGGCGTCCAGGTCGCCGGCGTGGCGAACGTCGCCGCCGGTGAACTCGTCGGCGCGCAGATCTCGCTGCTCAACGTGGCGGGCCCCGCCCGCGGCGCGCAGATCGGCCTCGTCAACGTCGCCGAATCGCTGGACGGCTTCCCGCTGGGCCTCGTCAGTTTCGTGAAGGACGTCGGGCTCCGGTACGACGTGCTCGTGGACGAGACCGGCACGGTTTCGACCGTGCTGCGGAGCGGCAACCGGCGCTTTGCGAACTACATCGGCATCGCCGCGCGCCCCAACGCGTTCGGCGCCAGCGCATCGACGCTCGCCGGCCTGGGCGTCGATTTTTCGCTGGGACCCCGATTCTACAACACCATCGACGCCCTCTACCAGTCGACCGGCTGGAACGAGGAACCGTCCGAACACCGCATCCAGCTCAGGGCGCTGCTCGGCTTCCGCGTGGCGCCGCATCTCGACCTCGTCGCCGGCCCCGCCCTCAACCTGCTGCTCTACGAAGACGCCTCGACCGGCCTGCCCATCCCCTGGAAAATCGAGTCCGGGTCGTGGCGCGGCACATCCTACACCATCTGGCCGGGATTCTCGCTCGGCCTGAGGCTCTCGGCGCGCCGCTGA